The Balnearium lithotrophicum genomic sequence TAAAGAGGAAAAGGTGAGAGTAGTTTCCGTTATAGGTGATGGGAGAGCTCCTGAGGGGAGCTCCCTTTACGAAACTGCCTACCAGGCAGGAAAGCTCATAGCGGAAAAGGGCTACATTCTCGTAACCGGCGGACTTTTTGGAGTTATGGAGGGAGCAAGTAAGGGAGCAAAGGAGGGAGGGGGCATAACTGTCGGAATACTTCCTCACTATGACACTGTTTCAAATCCCTATGTTGATATTAAAATTCCGACTGGATTGGGACATGCAAGAAACGTTTTAGTTGTTTCAAGTGCTTCATCTGTCGTTGTTGCTATTGGAGGAAGTTTTGGTACGCTGAGTGAAATAGGTCATGCATTAAAATTGGGAAAGAAAGTTGTTGCTTTCCGAAGTTGGGATTTGGGAGAGTTCAAAAACTATGAAAGTCCTAACGAATTTATTAATTGTCTTAACTCTGTTCTTTAACTCTGCATTTGCAGTAGGTCAAAATAAAAATTTTAGCTCCATGACTCTAGATAAAGCCATTCTAAAATTGGAAAATGATATACGAGAAGGAAAAAATAAACAAATTTTGAAAAGAGATGTAAAAAATATTTTGAATATAAAGAGTAAATTACCAATCTACT encodes the following:
- a CDS encoding TIGR00725 family protein, giving the protein MRVVSVIGDGRAPEGSSLYETAYQAGKLIAEKGYILVTGGLFGVMEGASKGAKEGGGITVGILPHYDTVSNPYVDIKIPTGLGHARNVLVVSSASSVVVAIGGSFGTLSEIGHALKLGKKVVAFRSWDLGEFKNYESPNEFINCLNSVL